The DNA region GCTTCTGGGTATCGATGACTAATTTGCCAAGCTAAGACGTTGAATTGTTAACTCGGATAAAGTAGTATAACGAAACTACAAAATCATATCCGACTGTCAGAAAGGAGTAAATTTTGAACAGACAGTCAAACAAAATCACCGCTCTCTATTGCAGATTATCACGGGATGACGAGCTGCAAGGTGAGAGCAACAGCGTTAAAAATCAAAAATCAATTCTCGCTAAATACGCAAAAGAAAACGGCTTTGCAAACACAAAATTCTTTGTAGACGACGGATATTCCGGAGTCAGTTTCAACCGACCGGCATTTATGGAACTGATGGAGCTTGCAGAGCAAGGACAAATCGGAACGATAATTGTCAAAGACCACTCAAGACTTGGCAGGAATCGCCTAGTCGTCGGCCAGTTACTTGAAGAAGATTTCGTACGTTTGGATGTGCGATATATTGCAGTTATGGATAGTATCGACACATCAGAAGGGCTTAGTGACTTCCTTCCTGTCCAGGACTGGTTCAACGAAATGCACGCAAAGAATACGTCCAAAAAGGTTCGAGCTGTAATGCATGATAAGGGAATGTCGGGTAAACCGCTGACAACAGTCATTCCCTATGGCTACAAAAAGAGTTCAGGTGGTTTGGACATATGGGTCATTGATGAAGAAGCCGCTGAAATTGTCCGAAAAATCTTTCAACTTTGTATTGATGGCTATGGCCCAACGCAGATTGCAAAACAGCTTTATCAGGCCAAGATTCCTACACCAACGGAGCATTGGCAAACACAAGGGCGAAAGACTACTGCACTGCCCGCAGTTCCACATAGGTGGGCTGCGAGAACGGTTTCAAACATATTGCAACGGCTAGAATATTGCGGACATACCGTCAATTTCCGCACTACAACACGTTCGTTCAAAGATAAAAAGAAGATTGAACGCCCGAAAGACGAGTGGAAGGTGTTTGAAAA from Synergistaceae bacterium includes:
- a CDS encoding recombinase family protein translates to MNRQSNKITALYCRLSRDDELQGESNSVKNQKSILAKYAKENGFANTKFFVDDGYSGVSFNRPAFMELMELAEQGQIGTIIVKDHSRLGRNRLVVGQLLEEDFVRLDVRYIAVMDSIDTSEGLSDFLPVQDWFNEMHAKNTSKKVRAVMHDKGMSGKPLTTVIPYGYKKSSGGLDIWVIDEEAAEIVRKIFQLCIDGYGPTQIAKQLYQAKIPTPTEHWQTQGRKTTALPAVPHRWAARTVSNILQRLEYCGHTVNFRTTTRSFKDKKKIERPKDEWKVFENTHEAIISDETFELVQELRSHKRRQNRTGEVSIFSGLLYCADCGGKLYYSVTNNYRPEGAYFFCSTYRKNSDNCSAHYIREKVVYDLVLESLQRVLFYVQAYEKIFVQKQLEQSTKMQ